The genome window GTTTTAAATTTATCCTTTCTATTTTTGAGATAACCTATTTAAAAGTACACGCCTTATTGCTCTTTTAGCTGTTTTTTCTTCTAAGTTTAAACAGTTAAAGTGCCTGTGTCGGTTCTGCCCAGACCAAAATTTTCTTTTCTGTATAAAATCACTTTGCATATTTGGGCTGTCTCCTTCAATTGCTTTCACACAAAAGCCCATACCTCTGCCTGTCATTGCCCCTCGACCATGCGGCCCTGTTCCATCCCTTCTTGGCATACCTACT of Synergistaceae bacterium contains these proteins:
- a CDS encoding DUF5320 domain-containing protein, with the protein product MPRRDGTGPHGRGAMTGRGMGFCVKAIEGDSPNMQSDFIQKRKFWSGQNRHRHFNCLNLEEKTAKRAIRRVLLNRLSQK